The following are from one region of the Chromobacterium phragmitis genome:
- the uvrC gene encoding excinuclease ABC subunit UvrC, translating into MSKNEFDYQNVLQNLPSLPGVYRMLDKDGKVLYVGKAIDLKRRVSSYFQKNDQSPRIRLMVRQIADIETTVTRSEAEALILENNLIKALSPRYNILFRDDKSYPYLMFSGHDFPQMAYYRGEPKKPNQYFGPYPNGYAVRESMQILQKVFRLRTCEDAVFANRSRPCLLYQIKRCSGPCVEHVSREEYAADVASAVAFLNGRQSELIDELTRRMAAAAEAMAFEQAAELRDQIQALARVQEKQFVASNQSQQDCDVVAAAIRDGMPCVNLVMVRGGRHLGDKSHFPVGGEADSAQEILEAFVAQHYQHAGVPTALVVNGELDEALRQFLQERAGRKVYIVGNPIGERRVWLEMAEKNAELAILQRLGSKATQNQRLAQLNEALELEDAGRFECFDISHTMGEATVASCVVYDKGAMQPAEYRRFNITTAAPGDDYAAMREVLTRRYGKLAEGEGKLPDAVFIDGGKGQVGVALEVMGELGLSLPIVGIAKGEERKPGLETLILPYLEKTLQLRQDHPALHLIQTVRDEAHRFAITGHRARRAKARTSSTLEDIPGIGAKRRQQLLTRFGGLRGVAAASVDDLAQVGGISRTLAEKIYNALH; encoded by the coding sequence GTGTCCAAAAACGAATTCGATTACCAGAACGTATTGCAGAACCTGCCGTCGCTGCCCGGGGTCTACCGGATGCTGGATAAGGACGGCAAGGTGTTGTACGTGGGCAAGGCGATAGATCTGAAGCGCCGCGTCAGCTCCTATTTCCAGAAGAACGATCAAAGCCCGCGCATCCGGCTGATGGTGAGGCAGATCGCCGACATCGAAACCACGGTCACGCGTTCCGAGGCCGAGGCGCTGATCCTGGAAAACAATCTGATCAAGGCGCTCTCGCCGCGTTACAACATTCTGTTTCGCGACGACAAGTCCTACCCGTATCTGATGTTCAGCGGCCACGATTTCCCGCAGATGGCTTATTACCGCGGCGAGCCGAAAAAGCCCAACCAGTATTTCGGGCCGTATCCAAACGGCTACGCCGTGCGCGAGAGCATGCAGATTTTGCAAAAAGTATTTCGGCTGCGCACTTGCGAGGACGCGGTGTTCGCCAACCGTTCCCGGCCCTGTCTGCTGTACCAGATCAAACGCTGCTCCGGTCCCTGCGTGGAACATGTCAGTAGGGAGGAATACGCGGCCGACGTGGCCAGCGCGGTGGCCTTTCTCAATGGCCGGCAGAGCGAGCTGATAGACGAACTGACGCGGCGGATGGCGGCGGCGGCCGAGGCGATGGCGTTCGAACAGGCGGCGGAGCTGCGCGACCAGATCCAGGCCTTGGCGCGGGTGCAGGAGAAGCAGTTCGTCGCCAGCAACCAGAGCCAGCAGGATTGCGACGTGGTGGCGGCGGCCATCCGCGACGGCATGCCTTGCGTCAATCTGGTGATGGTGCGCGGCGGACGCCACCTGGGGGACAAGAGCCACTTTCCTGTGGGCGGCGAGGCCGATTCCGCCCAGGAAATCCTGGAGGCCTTCGTCGCCCAGCATTACCAGCATGCCGGGGTGCCGACGGCGCTGGTGGTCAACGGAGAGCTGGACGAGGCGCTGCGACAGTTTTTGCAGGAGCGGGCCGGACGCAAGGTGTACATCGTGGGCAATCCGATAGGTGAGCGCCGGGTCTGGCTGGAGATGGCGGAGAAAAACGCCGAACTGGCCATTCTGCAAAGGCTGGGCAGCAAGGCCACGCAGAACCAGCGGCTGGCGCAGCTGAACGAGGCGCTGGAACTGGAGGACGCAGGCCGTTTCGAATGCTTCGACATCAGCCACACCATGGGCGAGGCCACGGTGGCGTCCTGCGTGGTGTACGACAAGGGCGCGATGCAGCCCGCCGAGTATCGCCGCTTCAATATCACCACCGCCGCGCCCGGCGACGATTACGCCGCCATGCGCGAGGTGCTGACCCGCCGCTACGGAAAACTGGCGGAGGGCGAGGGCAAGCTGCCGGACGCGGTGTTCATCGACGGCGGCAAGGGCCAGGTGGGCGTGGCGCTGGAAGTGATGGGCGAATTGGGGCTGAGTCTGCCCATCGTCGGCATCGCCAAGGGCGAGGAGCGAAAGCCCGGCCTGGAAACGCTGATCCTGCCTTACCTGGAAAAGACGCTACAATTGCGCCAGGATCATCCGGCGCTGCATCTGATACAGACGGTGCGCGACGAGGCCCACCGCTTCGCCATCACCGGACACCGCGCGCGGCGGGCCAAGGCGAGGACCTCGTCGACGCTGGAGGACATCCCCGGCATCGGCGCCAAGCGCCGCCAGCAGTTGTTGACCCGCTTCGGCGGCCTGCGCGGCGTGGCGGCGGCCAGCGTCGATGATCTGGCGCAGGTGGGCGGCATCAGCCGCACGCTGGCGGAAAAGATTTACAATGCTTTGCATTAA
- the pgsA gene encoding CDP-diacylglycerol--glycerol-3-phosphate 3-phosphatidyltransferase: MPFNLPILLTWLRVALIPICVAVFFLPDSILLLHSRNAVGAGIFALAAATDWLDGFLARKLGQTSAFGAFLDPVADKLIVAAALILLVQMGRTEGWMAMIIIGREITISALREWMAGMGSRSSVAVAYVGKLKTAAQMLAITLLLYDGPLFPGLDAHRLGNFSMYVAVILTLWSMVYYLQMAAKEFAGKKIDV; the protein is encoded by the coding sequence ATGCCCTTCAATTTGCCGATATTACTGACCTGGCTCAGGGTCGCCCTGATCCCGATCTGCGTGGCGGTGTTTTTCCTGCCGGATTCCATCTTGCTGCTGCATAGCCGCAATGCCGTGGGGGCCGGCATTTTCGCGTTGGCGGCTGCCACCGACTGGCTGGACGGATTCCTGGCGCGCAAGCTGGGACAAACCTCGGCCTTCGGCGCCTTTCTCGACCCGGTGGCGGACAAGCTGATCGTCGCCGCCGCGCTGATCCTGCTGGTGCAAATGGGCCGCACCGAAGGCTGGATGGCGATGATCATCATCGGCCGCGAGATCACCATTTCGGCGTTGCGGGAGTGGATGGCCGGCATGGGCAGCCGCAGCAGCGTGGCGGTCGCCTATGTTGGTAAGCTGAAAACGGCGGCGCAGATGCTGGCGATCACGCTGCTGCTGTACGATGGACCGCTTTTCCCGGGGCTGGATGCGCATCGCTTGGGAAATTTTTCGATGTACGTTGCTGTCATATTGACTTTGTGGTCAATGGTTTATTATCTGCAGATGGCGGCCAAGGAGTTCGCGGGTAAAAAAATAGATGTTTGA
- a CDS encoding N-acetylmuramoyl-L-alanine amidase, whose translation MSGWLPAGAASNEAATLRIDATRESANQDSRVRVLVFHYTAEDFETSLKLLTEPRYRTSAHYLIPDAGTLARDPSALRLVTEERRAWHAGVSHWRGERYLNDNSIGIEIVNRGYPSPEQDDWPLTRRQWRDFDDAQIRLAGWLAADIVERHGIAPDNVVGHADIAPGRKADPGPRFPWERLYREFGVGAWPDGDDVRRLLAAQPRAADPVSWQRRLSAYGYDAPLTGNWDGKTRDAIAAFQMHFRQSRFDGEPDAESSAILDALLLKYRGADIDEGEGGGA comes from the coding sequence ATGAGCGGATGGCTGCCGGCGGGCGCGGCGTCGAATGAGGCGGCAACCCTGCGGATAGACGCGACGCGCGAATCGGCGAATCAGGACTCGCGGGTTAGGGTGCTGGTGTTCCATTACACCGCCGAGGATTTCGAGACCTCGCTCAAGCTGCTGACCGAGCCTCGCTACCGGACCAGCGCGCATTATCTGATTCCAGACGCCGGGACGCTGGCAAGGGATCCTTCGGCGCTGAGGCTGGTGACCGAGGAGCGGCGCGCTTGGCATGCCGGAGTCAGCCATTGGCGCGGCGAGCGCTATCTGAACGACAACTCGATAGGCATCGAGATCGTCAACCGGGGCTATCCCTCGCCGGAGCAGGATGATTGGCCGCTGACAAGGCGGCAGTGGCGGGATTTCGACGACGCGCAAATCCGGCTGGCCGGCTGGCTGGCGGCCGACATCGTCGAGCGCCATGGCATCGCGCCGGACAATGTCGTCGGCCATGCCGACATCGCGCCGGGGCGCAAGGCCGACCCTGGTCCCCGCTTCCCCTGGGAGCGCCTCTACCGGGAGTTTGGAGTCGGCGCCTGGCCGGACGGCGACGATGTGCGCAGGCTGCTGGCGGCGCAGCCGCGCGCCGCGGATCCCGTCAGCTGGCAGCGGCGCTTGTCTGCTTATGGTTACGACGCGCCGCTGACCGGCAATTGGGATGGCAAGACCCGGGATGCCATCGCCGCTTTCCAGATGCATTTCCGCCAGTCCCGCTTCGACGGCGAGCCGGATGCGGAGTCGTCGGCGATATTGGACGCCTTGCTGCTTAAATACCGTGGCGCGGACATCGACGAGGGCGAGGGCGGCGGCGCCTGA
- the ampC gene encoding class C beta-lactamase has product MTYSRIFSLGAGLFGCLALFSTPAAAASQTELDRAVAATIPPLMRANDIPGMAVAVLAGGQTHYFNYGVASRESGQPVTRDTVFELGSISKTFTGILGGYALAQGKLALTDSASRHQPELKGSVFDRVSMLQLATYSAGGLPLQFPDAVSGYRDMWAYYRDWRPGFAPGERRQYSNPSIGLFGHLAARALGQPFERAMEGTVLSKLGLASTYLHVPAAAQPRYAWGYSKAGKPVRVSPGALDAEAYGVKSSAADMSRYLQANLSGAADPQLSRAIAASQTAYYQVGNMLQGLGWEGYRYPISLDGLLAGNSNEMAFQPQRVSWLNPPKAGEGEMLWNKTGSTGGFGAYVLFVPARKLGIVMLANRNYPIAERVRAAYRILSQLDPALASSAQP; this is encoded by the coding sequence ATGACCTATTCCCGCATATTCAGCCTCGGCGCCGGCCTGTTCGGTTGCCTTGCCCTCTTTTCCACTCCCGCCGCGGCGGCCAGCCAAACCGAGCTTGACCGCGCGGTGGCGGCGACGATTCCGCCCTTGATGCGGGCAAACGACATCCCCGGCATGGCTGTGGCGGTGCTGGCCGGCGGCCAGACCCATTATTTCAATTACGGCGTGGCCTCCAGGGAGAGCGGCCAGCCGGTAACCCGTGACACCGTGTTCGAGCTGGGGTCGATCAGCAAGACCTTTACCGGCATCCTGGGCGGCTATGCGCTGGCCCAGGGGAAGCTGGCGCTGACGGACTCGGCCAGCCGCCATCAGCCAGAGCTCAAAGGAAGCGTGTTCGATCGCGTGTCTATGCTGCAATTGGCCACTTACAGCGCCGGCGGCCTGCCGCTGCAGTTTCCGGACGCGGTGAGCGGCTACAGGGACATGTGGGCGTATTACCGTGACTGGCGACCGGGCTTCGCGCCGGGAGAGCGCCGACAGTATTCCAATCCCAGCATAGGCTTGTTCGGCCATCTGGCTGCGCGCGCCCTAGGCCAGCCGTTCGAGCGGGCGATGGAGGGGACGGTTTTGTCCAAGCTGGGTTTGGCCAGCACCTATCTTCACGTGCCGGCGGCCGCGCAGCCGCGATACGCCTGGGGCTATTCCAAGGCGGGCAAGCCGGTGCGGGTGTCGCCGGGCGCGCTCGACGCCGAGGCTTACGGCGTCAAGTCCAGCGCGGCGGACATGTCGCGCTACCTGCAGGCCAATCTTTCCGGCGCGGCCGATCCGCAGCTGAGCCGCGCGATCGCGGCGAGCCAGACCGCGTACTACCAAGTGGGCAATATGCTCCAGGGCCTGGGCTGGGAGGGCTATCGCTATCCCATCAGCCTGGACGGCTTGTTGGCCGGCAATTCCAATGAAATGGCGTTTCAGCCGCAGCGCGTGTCGTGGCTGAATCCGCCCAAGGCGGGAGAGGGCGAGATGTTGTGGAACAAGACCGGCTCCACCGGCGGTTTCGGCGCCTACGTTTTGTTCGTGCCGGCGCGCAAACTGGGCATCGTGATGCTGGCCAATCGAAACTATCCCATCGCCGAGCGGGTGAGGGCGGCGTACCGGATACTGTCGCAGCTGGATCCGGCGCTGGCCTCCTCCGCCCAGCCTTGA
- a CDS encoding DJ-1/PfpI family protein: protein MHQPYLIVFALYPGVTQLDFTGPLEFLSKLPRARCLLASRHGEAIRADGGVVFSDIARLSNIEHCDLLLVPGGLGTVEAMEDRAFLDELRRLAAGADYISSVCTGSLLLGAAGLLRGRRAACHWAWLDSLAAFGAQPCSDRIVMDGKLISGGGVTAGIDMALALMAKIAGRRFAQTVQLALEYAPAPPFASGRPELASPEVLAAARQRMDQMRDRREAAVVRAAAAML, encoded by the coding sequence ATGCACCAACCCTATCTCATCGTTTTCGCGCTGTATCCGGGCGTCACCCAGCTGGACTTCACCGGCCCGCTGGAATTTCTGAGCAAGCTGCCCCGCGCCCGTTGCCTGCTGGCTTCCCGACACGGCGAAGCCATCCGCGCCGATGGCGGCGTCGTCTTCTCCGATATTGCCCGCTTGTCCAATATCGAACATTGCGATCTGCTGCTGGTGCCCGGCGGGCTGGGCACCGTGGAGGCAATGGAGGACCGGGCATTCCTGGACGAACTGCGGCGTCTGGCCGCCGGCGCGGATTACATCAGCTCAGTCTGCACCGGCTCGCTGCTGCTGGGCGCGGCCGGCTTGCTGAGAGGCCGCCGCGCCGCCTGCCACTGGGCCTGGCTGGACAGCCTGGCCGCCTTCGGCGCCCAGCCCTGTTCCGATCGGATCGTCATGGACGGCAAGCTGATCAGCGGCGGCGGGGTCACCGCCGGCATCGACATGGCGCTGGCCTTGATGGCCAAGATAGCCGGTCGTCGGTTCGCGCAGACCGTGCAATTGGCTCTGGAGTACGCGCCGGCTCCGCCGTTCGCTTCCGGCCGGCCGGAACTGGCCAGCCCGGAAGTGCTGGCGGCGGCGAGGCAAAGAATGGACCAGATGCGCGACCGGCGGGAAGCGGCGGTCGTGCGCGCGGCCGCCGCGATGTTGTGA
- a CDS encoding GlxA family transcriptional regulator produces the protein MTRDIAILLFDGFQLLDAAGPISVFESALRYRPGAYRLRAVSLRGGLARSSSGMAMDSDAWGAMAPPDTLLAAGGEGVPAILGCEETRTFIRRCAERSRRVVSVCTGAFLLAEAGLLDGLSATTHWAHGADFARRYPQVSLDVDRIFIRQGAVWTAAGVSAGIDMALALVADDLGDDIARRCAQRLVMYYRRPGGQSQFSSLLEMQAPNGRFARLLDQVRRNLEAAWDVESMAAFCCLSPRHFSRLFLAEVGMPPAKAVERLRVEAARAALESGTRSMQRVARQCGFGDAERMRRSFVRQLGRQPSGLLRQAGEA, from the coding sequence ATGACACGCGATATTGCCATTCTGCTGTTCGATGGGTTTCAGCTGTTGGACGCGGCGGGGCCGATCTCCGTCTTCGAGAGCGCGCTGCGCTATCGTCCTGGCGCCTACCGCTTGCGGGCGGTATCGTTGCGCGGCGGTTTGGCGCGCAGCTCGTCCGGGATGGCGATGGATAGCGACGCCTGGGGGGCGATGGCGCCGCCGGACACGCTGCTGGCGGCGGGAGGGGAGGGCGTGCCTGCCATTCTCGGGTGCGAGGAGACGCGGACATTCATCCGGCGCTGCGCCGAGCGGTCGCGGCGGGTGGTCAGCGTGTGCACCGGCGCATTTCTGCTGGCGGAGGCTGGCTTGCTGGATGGCCTGAGCGCCACTACGCATTGGGCGCATGGCGCGGACTTCGCGCGTCGCTATCCGCAGGTGTCGCTGGATGTCGACCGCATTTTCATCCGCCAGGGCGCGGTATGGACAGCGGCCGGCGTCAGCGCCGGCATCGACATGGCGTTGGCCTTGGTGGCGGACGATCTGGGCGATGACATCGCGCGGCGCTGCGCGCAGCGTCTGGTAATGTATTACCGCAGGCCGGGTGGGCAATCGCAGTTTTCCTCCTTGCTGGAAATGCAGGCTCCGAATGGCCGTTTCGCGCGGCTGCTCGACCAAGTGCGGCGCAATCTGGAAGCGGCATGGGATGTGGAGTCGATGGCCGCTTTCTGTTGCTTGAGCCCTCGCCATTTCTCGCGTCTGTTCCTGGCCGAAGTGGGCATGCCGCCGGCGAAGGCGGTGGAGCGTCTGCGGGTGGAGGCGGCGCGTGCTGCGTTGGAGAGCGGCACGCGCTCCATGCAGCGGGTGGCGCGGCAGTGCGGTTTCGGCGACGCGGAAAGAATGCGCCGCAGTTTTGTGCGGCAGCTGGGACGGCAGCCATCCGGCTTGTTGCGGCAGGCGGGCGAGGCCTGA
- a CDS encoding ProQ/FINO family protein, producing MKPNTETALGAALKSAVQSLSKKKQTEMIADHIYGKFDVFRQFRPLALGIHESLIASLSQFDPNLISRVVANHCRKPRYLKSLARGGKRFDLAGKPQGEVSAEEKRAAELQMQPKNATAAEADPQTAPTDAAPAAVEAAPQQEGQAES from the coding sequence ATGAAGCCAAATACTGAAACGGCACTCGGTGCTGCTCTCAAGTCTGCTGTTCAAAGCCTGTCCAAGAAAAAGCAGACCGAGATGATCGCGGATCACATCTACGGCAAGTTCGACGTGTTTCGTCAGTTCCGGCCGTTGGCGCTTGGCATTCACGAAAGCCTGATCGCGTCGTTGTCGCAGTTCGATCCGAACCTGATTTCCCGCGTGGTGGCCAACCACTGCCGCAAGCCGCGTTATCTGAAATCGCTGGCCCGCGGAGGCAAGCGCTTCGACCTGGCCGGCAAGCCGCAAGGCGAGGTGAGCGCGGAGGAGAAGCGCGCGGCCGAGTTGCAGATGCAGCCCAAGAACGCGACGGCCGCGGAGGCCGACCCGCAGACGGCGCCGACGGACGCCGCGCCCGCAGCCGTGGAAGCGGCGCCGCAGCAGGAAGGCCAAGCCGAGTCCTGA
- the htpG gene encoding molecular chaperone HtpG translates to MSAQKETLGFQTEVKQLLKLMIHSLYSNKEIFLRELISNASDAADKLRFEGMAKPELFENDPELKIGIFFDKDARTVTIADNGIGMSRDEVVANIGTIAKSGTKAFFDQLSGDAKKDANLIGQFGVGFYSAFIVADKVTLTSRRAGEAAATRWESLGEGEYTLEQVEKAGRGTEIVLHLKEGEDELLNDWRLKAIVRKYSDHISIPIEMKKGAGYGEDGEVTNSDELEVVNSASALWTRSKSDITEEQYQEFYKHVAHDFTEPLAWSHARVEGRQEYTELLYIPSRAPFDMYDRERKQGVKLYVRRVFIMEDTEKLMPHYLRFVRGVIDSNDLPLNVSREILQESKDIDAIRAGCVKKVLGLLEDLYANQPEKYAAFWKEFGQVLKEGVGEDFANKDRIAKLLRFTSTASEDGAEPSVSLADYIGRMKEGQDKIYYITADTLAAAKNSPHLEVFKKKGVEVLLLTDRVDEWVTGSLFEFDGKPLQSVAKGALDLGALEDEADKEAQKQVEEASKPVVEKVQKALGDKVKEVRATARLVDSPACLVAGEHDMSAHLERMLKAAGQKVEGSKPTLEINPEHVLVKRLAEESDEARAGDLAAVLYDQALLAEGGKLEDPASFVKRINKLMLELSA, encoded by the coding sequence ATGAGCGCACAGAAAGAAACCCTGGGTTTTCAGACCGAAGTGAAACAGCTGCTGAAGCTGATGATCCACTCCCTGTATTCCAACAAGGAGATTTTCCTGCGTGAACTGATCTCCAATGCTTCCGACGCCGCCGACAAGCTGCGCTTCGAGGGCATGGCCAAGCCGGAACTGTTCGAAAACGATCCGGAGCTGAAGATCGGCATCTTCTTCGACAAAGACGCCCGCACCGTCACTATCGCCGACAACGGCATCGGCATGAGCCGCGACGAAGTGGTGGCCAATATCGGCACCATCGCCAAGTCCGGCACCAAGGCCTTCTTCGATCAGCTGTCCGGCGACGCCAAGAAGGACGCCAACCTGATCGGCCAATTCGGCGTGGGTTTCTACTCCGCCTTCATCGTCGCCGACAAAGTCACGCTGACCAGCCGCCGAGCCGGCGAAGCCGCCGCCACCCGTTGGGAATCGCTGGGCGAAGGCGAATACACGCTGGAGCAGGTGGAAAAGGCCGGCCGCGGCACCGAGATCGTGCTGCACCTGAAAGAGGGCGAGGACGAGTTGCTGAACGACTGGCGCTTGAAGGCCATCGTCCGCAAGTATTCCGACCACATCTCCATTCCGATCGAGATGAAGAAGGGCGCCGGCTACGGCGAAGACGGCGAAGTGACCAACAGCGACGAGCTGGAAGTGGTCAACTCCGCCTCCGCGCTGTGGACCCGTTCCAAGAGCGACATCACGGAAGAGCAGTATCAGGAGTTTTACAAGCACGTCGCGCATGACTTCACCGAGCCGCTGGCCTGGAGCCATGCCCGCGTCGAAGGCCGCCAGGAATACACCGAACTGTTGTATATCCCGTCGCGCGCGCCGTTCGACATGTACGACCGCGAGCGCAAGCAGGGCGTGAAGCTGTATGTGCGCCGCGTCTTCATCATGGAAGACACCGAAAAGCTGATGCCGCATTACCTGCGCTTCGTGCGCGGCGTAATCGACAGCAACGACCTGCCGCTGAACGTGTCGCGCGAAATCCTGCAGGAAAGCAAGGATATCGACGCCATCCGCGCAGGCTGCGTCAAGAAGGTGCTGGGCCTGCTGGAAGACCTGTACGCCAATCAGCCGGAAAAGTACGCCGCATTCTGGAAGGAGTTCGGCCAGGTGCTGAAGGAAGGCGTGGGCGAGGATTTCGCCAACAAGGATCGCATCGCCAAGCTGCTGCGCTTCACCTCCACCGCGTCGGAAGACGGCGCGGAGCCGTCCGTTTCGCTGGCCGACTACATCGGCAGGATGAAGGAAGGCCAGGACAAGATCTATTACATCACCGCCGACACGCTGGCCGCCGCCAAGAACAGCCCGCATCTGGAAGTGTTCAAGAAGAAGGGCGTGGAAGTGCTGCTGTTGACCGACCGCGTCGACGAGTGGGTGACCGGCTCGTTGTTCGAGTTCGATGGCAAGCCGCTGCAGTCCGTCGCCAAGGGCGCGCTGGATCTGGGCGCGCTGGAGGACGAGGCCGACAAGGAGGCGCAGAAGCAGGTGGAAGAAGCCTCCAAGCCGGTAGTGGAAAAAGTGCAGAAGGCATTGGGCGACAAGGTGAAGGAAGTGCGCGCCACCGCCCGCCTGGTGGACAGCCCGGCTTGCCTGGTGGCCGGCGAGCACGATATGAGCGCCCACCTGGAGCGGATGCTGAAGGCCGCCGGCCAGAAGGTGGAAGGCAGCAAGCCGACGCTGGAAATCAACCCGGAGCACGTGCTGGTGAAGAGGCTGGCCGAGGAGTCCGACGAGGCGCGCGCCGGCGATCTGGCCGCTGTGCTGTACGATCAGGCGCTGCTGGCCGAGGGCGGGAAGCTGGAAGACCCGGCTTCCTTCGTCAAGCGCATCAACAAGCTGATGCTGGAACTGTCGGCCTGA
- a CDS encoding VOC family protein, with protein MSETRALPGVYPSLCYDDAVVTMEWLERVFGFQRRFAMIEDGRVHHAELSLGNTVIMVTSLKPEQRDGGLFGQALALCVHVADPAAHFERAKELGANIMQPLKREDYGASGYLARDPEGQQWYFSDYLPGEYWES; from the coding sequence ATGAGCGAAACGAGAGCGCTGCCGGGCGTGTATCCCAGCCTGTGCTACGACGACGCGGTGGTGACGATGGAATGGCTGGAGCGGGTGTTCGGCTTTCAGCGCCGCTTCGCCATGATAGAGGACGGCAGAGTGCATCATGCGGAGTTGAGCCTGGGCAATACCGTGATCATGGTGACCAGCCTCAAACCTGAGCAGCGGGATGGCGGCTTGTTCGGGCAGGCGCTGGCCTTGTGCGTCCACGTGGCGGACCCGGCCGCGCATTTCGAGCGGGCCAAAGAACTGGGCGCGAACATCATGCAGCCGCTGAAGCGCGAGGATTACGGCGCCAGCGGTTACCTTGCCCGCGATCCGGAAGGCCAGCAATGGTATTTCAGCGACTATCTGCCGGGCGAGTACTGGGAGTCCTGA
- a CDS encoding cysteine hydrolase family protein codes for MPQRFATSTPLLLLIDMQQAVDDPSWGPRNHPQAERVCAELLAAWRGRGLPLIHIRHDSVEPRSTYRPGQPGHAFKPETLPLSGETVIGKQTNSAFIGTGLEALLRERGWRELVVAGVSTSNSVETTARMAGNLGFNVWLAEDGCFTFDKVDWQGRLRRAEEVHAMSLANLDGEYCRVCRSEAILAELGNIPARA; via the coding sequence GTGCCGCAGCGATTCGCCACTTCCACGCCGCTGTTGTTGCTGATCGACATGCAACAGGCGGTCGATGATCCCAGCTGGGGGCCGCGCAACCATCCGCAGGCGGAGCGGGTGTGCGCCGAGCTGCTGGCCGCCTGGCGCGGGCGGGGCCTGCCGCTGATCCATATCCGCCACGATTCCGTCGAGCCGCGCTCCACTTACCGGCCCGGGCAGCCGGGCCACGCGTTCAAGCCCGAGACCTTGCCGTTGTCCGGCGAGACGGTGATCGGCAAGCAGACCAACAGCGCCTTCATCGGCACCGGTTTGGAGGCCCTGCTGCGCGAGCGCGGCTGGCGGGAACTGGTGGTGGCTGGCGTCAGCACCAGCAACTCGGTGGAAACTACGGCGCGGATGGCCGGCAATCTGGGTTTTAATGTCTGGCTGGCTGAGGATGGCTGTTTCACCTTCGACAAGGTTGATTGGCAGGGGCGTTTGCGCCGCGCGGAAGAGGTGCATGCGATGAGCCTGGCGAATCTTGACGGCGAGTATTGCCGCGTTTGCCGCAGCGAGGCCATTCTGGCGGAGCTGGGCAATATTCCCGCACGCGCGTGA
- a CDS encoding segregation and condensation protein A: MSAVPENPTASPAADFQLTSPELPPSVPIAHVFGQPVLEVPQDLFIPPDALQVILESFEGPLDLLLYLIRRQNLDVLNIPMAEITAQYMSYIDAMKHGRLELAAEYLLMAALLIEIKSRLLLPRPQLDEDGEPDDPRAELVRRLLEYEQMKLAALALDKIPQADRDFAWLAVLIEQSAEQRLPDIGAADLRQAWLAILSRAKHRRHHKVEKDELSVREQMSWILRYLDGKEYVPFEELFDVDKGVAHLVVNFIAVLELVKEGMVKVSQDAPYQPIYVRIALV; the protein is encoded by the coding sequence ATGAGCGCCGTTCCCGAGAATCCCACCGCCTCCCCCGCAGCCGATTTCCAGCTGACCTCTCCCGAGCTGCCCCCCAGCGTGCCCATCGCGCACGTGTTCGGCCAGCCGGTGCTGGAGGTGCCGCAAGACCTGTTCATTCCGCCCGACGCGTTGCAGGTGATCCTGGAAAGCTTCGAGGGCCCGCTCGACTTGCTGCTTTATCTGATCCGCCGGCAGAATCTGGACGTGCTGAACATCCCCATGGCCGAAATCACCGCCCAGTACATGTCCTATATCGACGCGATGAAGCACGGACGCCTGGAGCTGGCGGCCGAGTATCTGCTGATGGCGGCGCTGCTGATCGAGATCAAGTCCCGGCTGTTGCTGCCGCGGCCGCAGCTGGACGAGGACGGCGAGCCGGACGATCCGCGCGCCGAGCTGGTGCGCCGGCTGTTGGAGTACGAGCAGATGAAGTTGGCGGCGCTGGCGTTGGACAAGATCCCGCAGGCCGACCGCGATTTCGCCTGGCTGGCGGTGCTGATCGAGCAATCGGCCGAGCAGCGGCTGCCGGACATCGGCGCCGCCGATCTGCGCCAGGCCTGGCTGGCCATCCTGTCCCGCGCCAAGCATCGCCGCCACCACAAGGTGGAAAAGGACGAGCTGTCGGTGCGCGAGCAGATGAGCTGGATTCTGCGCTACCTGGACGGCAAGGAGTATGTGCCGTTCGAGGAGCTGTTCGACGTCGACAAGGGCGTCGCCCACCTGGTGGTCAATTTCATCGCCGTGCTGGAGCTGGTGAAGGAGGGCATGGTCAAGGTCAGCCAGGACGCGCCCTACCAGCCCATCTATGTGCGGATCGCGCTGGTATGA